Proteins encoded by one window of Enterobacter hormaechei subsp. xiangfangensis:
- a CDS encoding protein-tyrosine-phosphatase (Wzb shows phosphatase activity towards the autophosphorylated Wzc protein, which induces colanic acid biosynthesis; catalyzes the phosphorylation of UDP-glucose dehydrogenase, an enzyme involved in colanic acid biosynthesis): MFKSILVVCTGNVCRSPIGERLLRQHLPDRHIASAGIYGLEGCPADDSAQDVAWRHGISLDGHVARRLTRNLMQGADLILVMEPEHLRFIAAMAPESRGKSLLFGQWLEPQDIPDPYRKSREAFEYVFGLLGKASQEWARRLGQKGMKH; encoded by the coding sequence ATGTTCAAATCAATACTCGTGGTTTGCACCGGAAATGTCTGCCGTTCTCCGATTGGGGAGCGGCTTTTACGCCAGCACCTGCCCGACAGACATATCGCCTCGGCGGGGATATACGGGCTTGAGGGGTGCCCGGCGGATGACAGCGCCCAGGACGTCGCCTGGCGGCATGGGATCTCCCTCGACGGTCATGTGGCGCGCCGGCTGACACGCAATCTGATGCAGGGAGCCGATCTTATCCTGGTGATGGAGCCGGAACATCTTCGCTTCATTGCGGCCATGGCGCCGGAGAGCAGGGGAAAGTCGCTGCTTTTTGGGCAATGGCTGGAGCCGCAGGATATCCCCGATCCCTACCGTAAAAGCCGGGAAGCGTTTGAATATGTGTTCGGGCTATTGGGTAAAGCCAGCCAGGAATGGGCACGTCGTTTAGGTCAGAAAGGAATGAAGCATTAA
- a CDS encoding polysaccharide biosynthesis tyrosine autokinase — translation MSSYTTDNYGAAAPQQHEVDLVRLLVEMIDHRTMILCVTFLFTLCAGLYAWVTPPVYQADAMVQIESKQDNSLLKGLSQLGTDVSPDVAPEILLLKSRMILGETVDKLGLTQQAKQRVLPVVGRLWQRLQGRGQGKITLGELQIPQVEGKAQGLTLTVQEAGKYHLTGENIEADGRVGKTLVTQGIVLLVTSIEATPGTQFSLKSLTRLETINALKKSLTVAESEKQSGIVTLTLTGEDPDNIARVLNAIADNYLQQNIARQEAQDSRSLDFLQEQLPKIRADLDQAEARLNAYRAQRDSVDLSLEAKSVLDQVVNVENQLNELTFREAEISQLFKKSHPTYRALHEKRQTLERERDRLNNRVSAMPSTQQEILRLSRDVESGRTIYLQLLTRQQELNISRSSAVGNVRIIDEAVTHPDPIKPRKALIIILGALFGLMLAMGTVLVRQAFKRGITLSEQLEAQGLPVLATLPRSQWLWSKTHLRRKNPFSRRWKHKTSDVPFLPVDRPADMFVEAVRGLRTSLYFAMMEAENRIVMISGPTQDCGKTLVATNLAAVAGQSGQRVLFIDADMRQGYVHNIFGLENRYGLSCLLEGKCDFTEVIQHAEKAGIDVITCGPEPLRPLELLLSERFLDIMSWVNEQYDIVIIDTPPVLAVTDASLVARAAGTTLMVARFDKTSVKEMENTVKRLQHVGVKVSGTILNDIVKSAALFYSSGYSQCDYGYASKKKGDRR, via the coding sequence ATGTCGTCTTACACAACAGACAATTATGGTGCAGCGGCACCCCAACAACATGAAGTCGATCTCGTTCGTTTGCTCGTCGAGATGATCGACCACCGCACGATGATTCTGTGCGTAACATTCCTGTTCACCCTATGCGCCGGTCTCTATGCCTGGGTTACGCCCCCTGTTTATCAGGCGGATGCCATGGTGCAAATAGAAAGCAAACAGGATAACAGTCTGCTTAAAGGGTTGAGTCAGCTGGGCACCGATGTTTCGCCGGATGTTGCCCCTGAAATTTTACTGCTGAAATCACGCATGATCCTCGGCGAGACCGTCGACAAATTAGGTCTGACGCAGCAGGCAAAGCAGCGCGTTTTGCCTGTGGTGGGGCGTCTCTGGCAGCGTCTGCAAGGGCGCGGGCAGGGTAAGATCACGTTAGGCGAACTCCAGATCCCGCAGGTGGAAGGCAAGGCGCAAGGGCTCACGCTGACCGTACAGGAAGCGGGAAAATATCACCTGACGGGCGAAAACATTGAGGCAGACGGTCGGGTTGGGAAAACGCTGGTCACGCAAGGGATCGTTCTGCTGGTGACGTCGATTGAGGCGACGCCAGGCACGCAATTTTCGCTTAAATCGTTGACGCGGCTGGAGACGATCAACGCCCTGAAGAAGAGCCTCACGGTTGCGGAGTCGGAGAAACAGAGTGGTATCGTGACCTTAACCCTGACGGGTGAAGATCCTGACAACATCGCCCGGGTGCTGAATGCGATTGCTGACAATTATCTTCAGCAAAATATCGCGCGCCAGGAGGCTCAGGATTCTCGTAGTCTGGATTTTTTACAGGAGCAGTTGCCGAAAATCAGAGCGGATCTGGATCAGGCTGAAGCACGGCTGAATGCTTATCGGGCGCAGCGTGACTCGGTGGATCTGTCTTTAGAGGCAAAATCCGTACTGGATCAGGTAGTGAACGTTGAGAACCAGCTAAATGAGCTGACGTTCCGGGAGGCAGAGATCTCCCAGCTCTTTAAAAAGAGTCACCCTACCTATCGTGCATTGCATGAAAAGAGACAGACCCTTGAGCGGGAACGGGATCGCCTGAATAACCGTGTGTCAGCTATGCCCTCCACGCAGCAGGAGATTTTACGCCTGAGCCGCGATGTTGAGTCGGGCCGCACCATTTATTTACAGCTATTGACGCGTCAGCAGGAGCTGAATATTTCCCGCTCCAGCGCTGTCGGGAACGTGAGGATCATTGATGAGGCGGTTACGCACCCGGATCCGATAAAGCCGCGAAAAGCGTTAATCATCATTCTTGGCGCGCTGTTCGGCCTAATGCTCGCAATGGGGACCGTGTTGGTACGCCAGGCGTTCAAACGTGGGATCACGCTTTCCGAGCAGCTGGAAGCGCAGGGGCTGCCGGTTCTGGCTACGTTGCCACGTTCCCAGTGGCTGTGGAGTAAAACGCATTTGCGCAGAAAAAATCCGTTCTCTCGTCGCTGGAAACACAAAACCTCGGATGTGCCTTTCCTGCCCGTCGATCGCCCTGCTGATATGTTTGTTGAAGCGGTACGCGGGCTGCGAACCAGTCTGTATTTCGCCATGATGGAGGCTGAGAACCGCATTGTGATGATTTCTGGCCCCACTCAGGACTGCGGAAAAACGCTGGTGGCGACGAATCTGGCGGCCGTCGCCGGGCAGAGCGGTCAGCGGGTGCTGTTTATTGATGCGGATATGCGCCAGGGCTATGTTCATAATATTTTTGGCCTGGAGAACCGCTACGGGTTGTCCTGCCTGCTCGAAGGGAAATGCGACTTTACAGAGGTCATCCAGCATGCTGAAAAAGCGGGAATTGACGTCATCACCTGCGGCCCGGAACCCCTGCGTCCGTTAGAATTGCTGTTAAGCGAACGCTTCCTTGACATCATGTCCTGGGTTAACGAGCAATATGACATTGTCATCATCGATACACCGCCAGTCCTGGCCGTCACCGATGCCTCGCTGGTCGCCAGAGCAGCCGGAACAACGCTAATGGTTGCCCGTTTCGATAAAACCAGCGTGAAAGAGATGGAGAATACTGTTAAACGTCTCCAGCATGTTGGTGTGAAGGTCAGCGGCACAATCCTCAACGATATTGTTAAATCCGCAGCGCTGTTTTACAGCTCGGGGTACAGCCAGTGTGATTACGGTTATGCTTCGAAGAAAAAAGGAGACAGGCGTTAG
- a CDS encoding ATP-dependent nuclease, producing the protein MMFIKKLKIENFKGYHGEDNELEFNIPDGETEGSGLNIFVGENNAGKSTVFEIIDFIKDGTKKNIEDLICKSDPANIAEKLSAELTFTGNLSEVIAAHVQANKVAAFTSHVFEDEGVNYFRVKRCSEVGEKKILFWNGNEFVNPSGIDAPFKKFYDNNFIWADTNPSNEAKFGSTTICGSLLKEIALGHIETDEYRAFSEQYHRVFNHPESELRQKISLVENQVREVFSSQFGMADISFIFEELQVENFFKTISIMIDDGVNVPMGEKGHGMQRALALSLLQVYAEITCNAHGAGISKPFYLFIDEPEICLHPSGQQKLLEALMIISKSRQVFVTTHSPFLLSSPYLKNIGLFVFKKENNKNVVERADTSPWFPWSPSWGEINFKAYNLATVELHNELYGYLQEKNSCPSEKTMEQWLNSKGIAFDKVWVKEFKGAAQPPADTTLQTFIRNHIHHPENVTMQSHRYTQQELLTSIQQMVGLL; encoded by the coding sequence ATGATGTTTATTAAAAAACTGAAGATAGAAAATTTTAAAGGGTATCACGGGGAAGATAATGAGTTGGAATTCAATATCCCTGATGGAGAAACGGAAGGTAGTGGACTTAATATATTTGTGGGTGAAAACAACGCCGGAAAATCCACTGTATTTGAAATTATAGATTTTATAAAGGATGGAACCAAAAAGAACATTGAGGATCTTATATGCAAATCAGATCCGGCTAATATTGCTGAGAAGCTTTCAGCCGAGCTAACCTTCACTGGAAACTTATCAGAAGTAATTGCCGCTCATGTACAAGCTAATAAAGTTGCAGCATTCACCTCGCATGTTTTTGAGGACGAGGGTGTTAATTATTTCAGAGTGAAGAGGTGTAGTGAGGTAGGGGAGAAGAAAATATTATTTTGGAACGGAAATGAATTTGTTAACCCAAGTGGTATAGATGCCCCATTTAAGAAGTTTTATGATAATAACTTCATTTGGGCTGATACAAACCCAAGCAATGAAGCAAAGTTTGGCTCTACAACTATATGTGGTTCGCTTCTAAAAGAAATTGCTTTAGGCCATATTGAAACGGATGAGTATAGAGCGTTTTCTGAGCAATACCATCGCGTATTCAATCACCCTGAATCAGAGTTGAGACAGAAAATATCATTAGTCGAAAATCAAGTTAGAGAGGTTTTCTCATCTCAATTTGGTATGGCAGATATTTCTTTCATTTTTGAAGAGTTGCAGGTAGAGAATTTCTTCAAAACTATTTCCATCATGATTGATGATGGGGTGAATGTCCCAATGGGAGAAAAGGGGCATGGTATGCAAAGGGCACTAGCCCTATCATTACTTCAGGTGTACGCTGAGATAACGTGTAATGCGCATGGTGCGGGGATTAGTAAACCATTTTATCTTTTCATTGACGAACCTGAAATATGTCTTCATCCTTCAGGGCAGCAAAAGCTTTTAGAAGCTTTAATGATTATCTCCAAAAGTAGACAGGTTTTTGTTACAACGCACTCTCCTTTCCTTTTGTCCTCCCCTTACCTTAAAAATATCGGTCTGTTTGTTTTCAAAAAAGAGAATAATAAAAATGTTGTGGAAAGGGCTGATACTTCTCCATGGTTCCCTTGGTCTCCATCGTGGGGCGAGATTAATTTCAAAGCATACAATTTAGCAACCGTTGAATTGCATAATGAATTATATGGTTATTTGCAGGAGAAAAACTCCTGTCCAAGCGAAAAAACAATGGAGCAATGGCTAAATTCAAAGGGAATTGCGTTTGATAAAGTATGGGTTAAAGAATTTAAAGGTGCGGCACAACCGCCAGCGGATACTACATTACAAACATTCATCCGTAATCATATACACCACCCAGAGAATGTTACAATGCAATCTCATCGCTATACACAACAAGAATTACTAACTTCAATCCAACAAATGGTTGGGCTTCTATAA
- a CDS encoding diaminobutyrate--2-oxoglutarate transaminase yields the protein MMTDKVRIDTVDAHKSNETYLARQAEFESNVRSYPRKLPLAITKAEGVWITDADNKEYLDCLAGAGTLALGHNHPDVLKSIQNVITSGLPLHTLDLTTPLKDAFSEYLLSLLPGQGKEYCLQFTGPSGADAVEAALKLAKKVTGRSGIISFSGGYHGMTHGALSVTGNLSPKEAVDGMMPEVQFMPYPHEYRCPLGIGGEAGVKALTYYFENLINDVESGVRKPAAVILEAVQGEGGVNPAPVEWLQRIRKVTQEHGILLILDEVQAGFARTGKFFAFEHAGIEPDIIVMSKAVGGGLPLAVLGIKKQFDAWAPGHHTGTFRGNQLAMATGLTTLKILKDQNIAGKVAAQGEWLKGQLKEMAKRYPVIGHVRGLGMMIGIEIVKPHEAADHMGCFPGDGELSALIQKKCFEAGLILERGGRNGIVLRLLPSLLISDDELKVFLDKFEQALLAAGVSPA from the coding sequence ATGATGACGGATAAAGTCCGTATTGACACCGTAGATGCCCACAAAAGCAACGAAACCTATCTGGCCCGTCAGGCCGAATTTGAATCTAACGTCAGGAGTTATCCGCGCAAACTGCCTTTAGCGATCACAAAAGCAGAAGGCGTGTGGATCACCGATGCAGATAATAAAGAATACCTTGACTGTTTAGCAGGCGCAGGCACCCTCGCGCTTGGACACAATCATCCTGATGTGCTGAAAAGCATCCAAAATGTCATTACCAGCGGCTTGCCGTTACATACCCTGGATCTGACCACGCCGCTGAAAGACGCGTTTTCAGAATACCTTCTCTCTCTGTTGCCTGGTCAGGGCAAAGAGTACTGCCTGCAATTCACTGGCCCGTCCGGGGCTGACGCCGTTGAAGCGGCGCTGAAGCTGGCGAAAAAAGTGACCGGTCGTAGCGGTATCATCAGTTTCTCTGGTGGTTACCACGGTATGACCCACGGCGCACTGTCCGTCACCGGCAACCTGTCTCCTAAAGAAGCGGTTGACGGTATGATGCCAGAAGTCCAGTTCATGCCTTACCCACACGAGTACCGTTGCCCACTGGGTATCGGTGGTGAAGCGGGCGTGAAGGCGCTGACCTACTACTTCGAAAATCTGATTAACGACGTTGAAAGCGGCGTGCGTAAACCTGCCGCGGTGATCCTCGAAGCCGTTCAGGGTGAAGGCGGCGTGAACCCGGCGCCTGTTGAGTGGTTGCAGCGCATCCGTAAAGTCACTCAGGAACACGGTATCCTGCTGATCCTCGACGAAGTCCAGGCTGGCTTTGCCCGTACCGGTAAATTCTTTGCCTTCGAACACGCAGGTATCGAGCCAGACATCATCGTGATGTCTAAAGCAGTCGGTGGCGGTCTGCCGCTGGCCGTGCTCGGTATCAAAAAGCAGTTCGATGCATGGGCGCCAGGCCACCATACCGGTACCTTCCGCGGCAACCAGCTGGCGATGGCAACCGGTCTGACGACGCTGAAGATCCTGAAAGACCAGAATATCGCGGGCAAAGTGGCCGCACAGGGCGAATGGCTGAAAGGCCAGCTGAAAGAGATGGCGAAACGCTATCCGGTTATCGGTCACGTTCGCGGCCTGGGCATGATGATCGGTATTGAGATCGTTAAGCCGCACGAAGCCGCTGACCACATGGGTTGCTTCCCGGGCGACGGCGAGCTGTCTGCACTGATTCAGAAGAAGTGCTTCGAAGCAGGCTTGATTCTGGAGCGTGGCGGCCGTAACGGTATCGTTCTGCGTCTGCTGCCTTCTCTGCTGATCAGCGATGACGAGCTGAAAGTCTTCCTGGATAAATTCGAGCAGGCACTGCTTGCTGCGGGCGTTAGCCCGGCGTAA
- a CDS encoding pyridoxal phosphate-dependent decarboxylase family protein, which translates to MSDSNPILFSSAQSIEAYQQAIEQSTQAVMQWLKQPEMYQGKTVAELRDRIKLDFNPKGLGNEAAIERAVEFFLKDSLSVHHPQCVAHLHCPSLVVSQAAEVLINATNQSMDSWDQSPSATIIEIKLIEWLRTRVGYQAGDAGVFTSGGTQSNLMGLMLARDAFFARQGHSVQQDGLTGDLRKIRVLCSENAHFSVQKNMALMGLGYQSVVQVKTDEFSRMDLTDLAAKIEQCNANGEQILAIVATAGTTDAGAIDPLRAIAELAAKQNIWVHVDAAWGGALLMSEQYRHYLDGIELVDSVTLDFHKQFFQTISCGAFLLKEAHHYELMRYQAAYLNSEFDEEAGVPNLVSKSLQTTRRFDALKLWMSLEALGQEQYAAIIDHGVTLAQQVAAYVKEQSALELVMQPQLASVLFRFRPQAQMDDAGIALLNQKIGDALLESGRANVGVTEHNGITCLKLTLLNPTVTLEDVKVLLSLVERTAQEVMAK; encoded by the coding sequence ATGTCTGATTCAAACCCAATTTTGTTCTCCTCTGCGCAGAGCATTGAAGCTTACCAGCAGGCGATTGAACAAAGCACTCAGGCTGTGATGCAGTGGCTGAAACAGCCTGAGATGTACCAGGGCAAAACGGTCGCGGAGCTGCGCGACCGTATTAAGCTGGATTTCAACCCGAAAGGGCTGGGCAACGAAGCGGCGATTGAACGCGCCGTGGAGTTCTTCCTGAAAGACAGCTTGTCCGTTCATCACCCGCAGTGCGTGGCGCATCTACACTGCCCAAGCCTGGTGGTTAGCCAGGCGGCGGAAGTACTGATTAACGCCACCAACCAGAGTATGGACTCCTGGGATCAAAGCCCGTCCGCAACCATCATTGAGATCAAACTGATCGAGTGGCTGCGTACCCGCGTGGGTTATCAGGCTGGCGACGCAGGCGTCTTCACCAGCGGCGGTACCCAGAGTAACCTGATGGGGCTGATGCTGGCGCGTGACGCGTTCTTTGCGCGTCAGGGCCATTCTGTTCAGCAGGACGGTCTGACAGGCGATCTGCGTAAGATCCGCGTTCTGTGCTCGGAAAACGCACACTTCTCCGTGCAGAAAAACATGGCGCTGATGGGTCTGGGCTACCAGTCCGTGGTGCAGGTGAAAACGGACGAATTCTCCCGCATGGATCTCACCGATCTGGCGGCGAAAATCGAACAGTGCAACGCGAACGGCGAGCAGATCCTGGCGATTGTGGCCACGGCCGGTACGACCGATGCGGGTGCTATCGATCCGCTGCGTGCTATTGCTGAGCTGGCTGCGAAACAGAATATCTGGGTGCACGTTGATGCGGCCTGGGGCGGCGCGCTGCTGATGTCTGAGCAGTATCGTCACTACCTGGACGGTATCGAGCTGGTGGATTCCGTCACCCTGGACTTCCACAAGCAGTTCTTCCAGACCATCAGCTGCGGTGCGTTCCTGCTGAAGGAAGCGCATCACTATGAGCTGATGCGCTATCAGGCGGCCTATCTGAACTCTGAGTTCGATGAAGAAGCAGGTGTACCTAACCTGGTCTCCAAATCTCTGCAAACCACGCGCCGTTTCGACGCGCTGAAACTGTGGATGAGCCTGGAAGCGCTGGGTCAGGAGCAATACGCGGCAATCATCGATCACGGCGTGACGCTGGCACAGCAGGTTGCGGCTTACGTGAAAGAGCAGTCTGCTCTGGAACTGGTGATGCAACCCCAACTGGCAAGCGTGCTGTTCCGCTTCCGTCCGCAGGCGCAAATGGATGACGCCGGTATTGCCCTGCTGAACCAGAAAATTGGCGATGCGCTGCTGGAGTCTGGCCGTGCAAACGTCGGTGTGACCGAGCATAACGGTATCACCTGCCTGAAGCTGACTCTGCTGAACCCAACCGTGACGCTGGAGGATGTTAAAGTCCTGCTGTCTCTGGTTGAGCGTACCGCGCAGGAAGTGATGGCGAAGTAA
- a CDS encoding major capsid protein → MAIDFKQFEKLDTVAALKQVPAGNYLISDLGIFSGVNSTTPNAQVLDIVETQVSELEQVARYGTEVNSIKMDKPLLRDQEIPHYATEADVKTADWQGLISPANPDQVAAISEVIASKAIRMRNHHLETVESTLARALFKQEAKAAKTDDGDVDFNAVFGTAPLDFELDGSAGSNVYSQLSKIRRMLVKEYGASRSYLERFFCFCSPDLYDVLASHPEVTSLITNKVAEAAKGALIPVNTAGYDSFSIGNITFILADDDRYEIEEGSGLFVPKFNTAERNPFKLVHGPASRNQDIAAKGVISPYYQKVMTDRYGMVTVHQEASFIPLNLRPNYMLNVKLK, encoded by the coding sequence ATGGCTATTGATTTTAAACAGTTTGAAAAGCTGGACACTGTAGCGGCACTTAAACAAGTGCCAGCGGGTAATTACCTGATCTCTGATCTGGGTATCTTCTCCGGTGTTAACTCCACCACTCCAAACGCTCAAGTTCTGGACATCGTAGAGACTCAAGTCTCTGAACTGGAACAGGTAGCCCGCTACGGCACCGAAGTTAACTCCATCAAAATGGATAAGCCTCTGTTGCGTGACCAGGAGATCCCACACTACGCCACCGAAGCGGACGTAAAAACCGCTGATTGGCAAGGTCTGATCAGCCCGGCTAACCCGGATCAGGTTGCGGCTATTTCTGAAGTGATCGCGTCTAAAGCTATCCGTATGCGTAACCATCACCTGGAAACGGTTGAAAGTACGCTGGCCCGCGCCCTGTTCAAACAGGAAGCGAAAGCGGCTAAAACCGATGACGGCGACGTAGATTTTAACGCTGTGTTTGGTACTGCCCCGCTGGACTTTGAACTGGACGGATCAGCGGGTTCCAACGTGTATTCCCAGCTTTCGAAGATTCGCAGGATGTTGGTTAAAGAGTACGGCGCGAGCCGCTCCTATCTGGAGCGATTCTTCTGCTTCTGCTCCCCGGATCTGTATGACGTTCTGGCGAGCCACCCGGAAGTAACCAGCCTGATCACCAATAAGGTGGCTGAAGCTGCAAAAGGCGCTCTAATCCCGGTTAACACTGCGGGTTATGACTCCTTCAGCATTGGCAACATTACTTTCATTCTGGCGGACGATGACCGCTACGAAATCGAAGAAGGTTCCGGCCTGTTCGTTCCTAAGTTCAATACAGCAGAACGTAACCCGTTCAAACTGGTACACGGCCCAGCATCCCGTAATCAGGATATTGCCGCTAAAGGCGTGATCAGCCCATACTACCAGAAAGTAATGACTGACCGTTATGGCATGGTGACCGTTCACCAGGAGGCGAGCTTCATTCCGCTGAACCTGCGCCCGAACTACATGCTGAACGTCAAGCTGAAGTAA
- a CDS encoding YadA-like family protein encodes MNKNFTAIFVMGIVLAGTMSQAEAANTVWDDQQITNIVNDHQDQITQNNADSINRDSATDNRLTQVNDDLQSTKLGVLVVDKMANDAHQKALLAGALADTASLKSETALQGVATNGTAIINLQHVDNIQDSRLTALENAPKPINGADGAKGDKGDTGATGAKGDKGDTGAKGDKGDTGVTGAKGEKGDAGATGMKGDKGDTGAQGIAGRNGRDGADGHNGKDGVTTTVTQRQLDTATQAKVAKNSLAVTAATQDLQATRQSLQAMNTNTSQQFKSLRDEVDNNKKQANAGISGAMAMAGLPQVQTNQRVMFSAGGATYNGESALAVGASVNFNSHVIAKVSFSDDTANNMGASVGIGMGF; translated from the coding sequence ATGAATAAAAACTTTACTGCTATTTTTGTAATGGGCATTGTCTTAGCGGGTACAATGAGCCAGGCTGAAGCCGCGAATACGGTTTGGGACGATCAGCAAATCACTAATATTGTAAATGACCATCAAGATCAAATTACACAAAACAACGCTGATAGTATTAACCGTGATAGCGCAACGGATAACCGCTTAACGCAGGTTAACGACGACCTTCAGTCCACAAAACTGGGCGTGTTAGTCGTGGATAAAATGGCTAACGACGCACATCAGAAAGCGTTGCTTGCTGGCGCACTTGCCGATACCGCCAGTCTGAAAAGTGAGACGGCCTTACAGGGTGTGGCGACTAACGGCACAGCCATTATCAACCTTCAACACGTCGATAATATTCAGGATAGCCGCCTTACTGCTCTCGAAAATGCACCTAAACCCATCAACGGTGCAGATGGAGCGAAAGGTGATAAAGGGGATACCGGTGCGACTGGCGCAAAGGGTGATAAAGGGGATACCGGCGCAAAGGGCGATAAAGGGGATACCGGTGTAACTGGCGCGAAGGGTGAAAAAGGCGATGCTGGCGCGACAGGTATGAAAGGTGATAAGGGTGATACTGGCGCACAAGGCATTGCGGGAAGAAACGGTCGCGACGGTGCAGACGGTCATAACGGTAAAGATGGTGTGACAACCACCGTGACACAACGACAGCTGGATACAGCTACCCAGGCGAAGGTCGCTAAAAATAGCCTGGCTGTTACTGCCGCCACGCAGGATCTGCAAGCCACCAGGCAGTCATTACAGGCAATGAATACTAACACCAGCCAGCAATTTAAATCTCTGCGTGATGAAGTGGACAATAATAAGAAGCAGGCTAATGCCGGTATTTCAGGGGCGATGGCGATGGCGGGTTTGCCACAAGTGCAAACCAATCAGCGCGTCATGTTCTCTGCTGGTGGTGCGACTTACAACGGTGAGAGCGCGCTTGCTGTCGGTGCGTCCGTTAACTTTAATTCCCATGTCATCGCGAAAGTGAGCTTCTCAGATGACACTGCGAATAATATGGGCGCTTCGGTTGGGATTGGTATGGGCTTTTAA
- a CDS encoding tyrosine-type recombinase/integrase produces the protein MGHRTIRHTITRNGIYYVRFRLPGNKYFRKSLETDSHTQAQLLMSFASPVIPLVQRGTIQPDHFGKRLSEYGNSLKQQNEQWLAHQFLNDEQCNIQPIVAQEYREIVTPSGDEEEQIEAQPKEVLTLAGAWNMYKKEKAQNWTKAISQANERFIEVMLIVLGSSTDVTTITKQDIKQVMEVVENLPKRVVQPYRSMTVQQLIECDDVPPEDLVGAESIHKHLKIYKSLFKTFLTDNKDILEKSPTDGVVAAPSKARFGAYSAAEMRKFVEWALKQPDGWQKWITLLLAYTGARRGEIAKLEKSQIKFDEDSQRYYLLIAEGGQGKTENATRQVAIHPKLIEWGFLDFVNRQWKEKIFSPVSGKNMPKIGKVLADVRDQLGIPYLDDYGQRRLVHSFRHTMISTCLAGWVGNLAHLQQVVGHEKSGAGITRRYLHIFPLKTVCYVIDGLCWNG, from the coding sequence ATGGGCCACAGAACCATACGTCACACCATCACACGCAACGGGATTTATTACGTCCGTTTCCGCTTGCCCGGTAATAAATATTTTCGCAAGTCTCTGGAGACTGACAGCCACACCCAGGCTCAGTTGCTCATGTCTTTTGCTTCTCCTGTAATTCCTCTGGTTCAACGTGGAACCATCCAACCGGATCACTTCGGTAAGCGTCTTTCTGAATATGGCAATAGCCTGAAGCAGCAGAATGAACAATGGCTGGCGCACCAATTTCTGAATGATGAGCAGTGCAATATTCAGCCGATAGTTGCTCAGGAATACCGCGAGATTGTCACTCCTTCGGGAGATGAGGAAGAACAAATAGAAGCACAACCAAAGGAAGTACTAACGCTGGCTGGCGCCTGGAACATGTACAAAAAGGAGAAAGCCCAAAACTGGACGAAGGCTATCTCTCAAGCCAATGAGCGCTTTATTGAGGTGATGTTGATTGTCTTGGGTTCATCAACTGATGTAACCACGATTACCAAGCAAGACATTAAACAGGTAATGGAGGTTGTTGAAAACTTGCCTAAGCGTGTTGTGCAGCCTTATCGGTCGATGACTGTTCAGCAGCTAATCGAGTGTGATGATGTCCCGCCCGAAGATTTGGTTGGCGCTGAGTCTATCCACAAGCATTTGAAGATTTACAAATCGCTCTTTAAAACCTTCCTCACTGACAATAAAGATATTCTGGAGAAGTCTCCGACTGATGGAGTAGTCGCCGCACCGTCGAAAGCGAGGTTTGGAGCATACAGTGCAGCAGAAATGAGAAAGTTTGTGGAGTGGGCGCTCAAGCAGCCTGACGGTTGGCAGAAGTGGATCACTCTTTTGTTGGCGTACACGGGAGCCAGAAGAGGGGAGATCGCCAAGCTGGAGAAATCACAGATCAAATTTGATGAAGATAGCCAGCGGTACTATCTCCTGATCGCTGAAGGAGGACAGGGTAAAACCGAGAACGCTACAAGACAGGTGGCGATACATCCCAAACTGATCGAGTGGGGTTTCCTTGATTTCGTTAACCGTCAATGGAAAGAGAAAATTTTCTCCCCTGTGTCTGGCAAAAACATGCCGAAGATCGGCAAAGTTTTAGCAGATGTGCGAGATCAGCTTGGCATTCCTTATCTTGATGACTATGGGCAGCGGCGATTGGTGCATAGCTTCCGACATACCATGATTTCAACCTGTTTAGCTGGCTGGGTTGGCAACTTAGCGCACTTGCAGCAGGTTGTAGGGCATGAGAAAAGCGGGGCAGGGATCACTAGAAGATACTTACACATTTTTCCTCTGAAAACTGTGTGTTACGTCATTGATGGATTGTGTTGGAATGGCTAA